From the Flavobacterium galactosidilyticum genome, one window contains:
- a CDS encoding GNAT family N-acetyltransferase gives MKTLKGNDIYIRALEPNDLEFIYGIENDQSIWEVSNTNTPYSRFLVKQYLENAHQDIYEAKQLRLAICQDQDFPAVGLVDLFDFDPKNNRAGVGIVIQGSENRNQNIGSEALHLLIEYAFSTLNLHQLYANIGTENVASKALFTKFGFELIGVKKDWTFVNGKYKDEAIFQLINTKF, from the coding sequence ATGAAAACATTAAAAGGGAATGACATTTATATCCGAGCATTGGAGCCAAATGATTTAGAGTTTATTTATGGTATAGAGAACGATCAAAGTATTTGGGAGGTGAGTAATACCAATACGCCATATAGTCGGTTTTTAGTGAAACAATATTTAGAAAATGCACATCAAGATATATATGAAGCGAAACAGTTGAGACTAGCTATTTGTCAAGATCAGGATTTTCCCGCAGTAGGTTTAGTAGATTTATTTGATTTTGATCCAAAGAATAATAGAGCAGGGGTTGGCATCGTTATTCAAGGAAGTGAAAATAGAAATCAGAATATTGGATCAGAAGCATTGCATTTATTAATTGAGTACGCCTTTTCTACTTTGAATTTACATCAATTGTATGCAAATATTGGCACTGAAAATGTAGCAAGTAAAGCACTTTTTACTAAATTTGGATTCGAATTGATAGGTGTGAAAAAAGATTGGACTTTTGTAAATGGAAAATACAAAGACGAAGCTATTTTTCAGCTAATCAATACTAAATTTTAA
- the dapF gene encoding diaminopimelate epimerase: protein MQLEFYKYQGTGNDFVMIDNRSEFFPKENIDLIARLCDRRFGIGGDGLILLENNKETDFKMVYYNSDGNQSSMCGNGGRCLVAFAKKLGVIENHTTFIATDGLHHATISDDGLVALQMIDVTDVQVNPDFVFMNTGSPHHVQIVDDLENYNIKENGARIRYGDLYGKAGSNVNFVKQIDSHTFSLRTYERGVEDETLSCGTGATAVAIAMNVLGKTDASSVNLNVEGGKLIVSFDRDDNIFTQVTLKGPAEFVFKGTIEI from the coding sequence ATGCAATTAGAATTTTATAAATACCAAGGTACAGGAAATGATTTTGTAATGATTGATAATCGTTCGGAATTTTTCCCAAAAGAGAATATTGATTTGATAGCGCGCTTATGTGATAGACGTTTTGGTATAGGTGGTGATGGATTAATTTTATTAGAAAACAATAAGGAAACCGATTTTAAAATGGTTTATTATAACTCTGATGGAAATCAAAGTTCTATGTGTGGCAACGGAGGTAGATGTTTAGTGGCTTTTGCTAAAAAATTAGGAGTAATTGAAAATCATACTACTTTTATTGCAACGGATGGTTTACATCACGCAACTATCAGTGATGACGGATTAGTTGCTTTGCAAATGATAGATGTTACAGATGTACAAGTAAATCCAGATTTTGTTTTTATGAATACAGGTTCACCTCATCATGTACAAATAGTTGATGATCTCGAAAATTACAATATCAAGGAAAATGGAGCCCGAATTAGATATGGTGACTTGTATGGAAAAGCGGGAAGTAACGTTAATTTTGTGAAACAAATTGACTCACATACGTTCTCTTTGCGAACCTATGAAAGAGGCGTGGAGGATGAAACGCTTTCTTGTGGAACAGGTGCTACAGCTGTTGCCATTGCGATGAATGTCCTAGGAAAGACGGATGCTTCTTCGGTAAATTTGAATGTTGAAGGCGGTAAACTGATCGTTTCTTTTGACAGAGATGATAACATTTTTACGCAAGTAACCTTAAAAGGTCCTGCCGAATTTGTTTTTAAAGGAACTATTGAGATTTAA
- a CDS encoding trypsin-like peptidase domain-containing protein, whose amino-acid sequence MKKISTLLLVSLLSGAVTLGAYKVLFDTNGYFSHDKNSGITTVANSYGKKVGLSADVIDFTAAAEKTIHTVVHVKNVSRRTVSNPILEYFYGYRGGQTQEQVGTGSGVIISEDGYIVTNNHVIKGASEIEITLNNKKSYPAKLIGTDSKMDIALLKIDAKEKLPYTVFANSDSVKIGEWVLAVGNPYNLTSTVTAGIVSAKARDLDTSGIQSFIQTDAAVNPGNSGGALVNTRGELIGINTMISSMTGSYVGYSFAVPSNIARKIIEDLMEFGNVQRGILGVEGGELNGIASKELGVAQTEGFYINKVTKNSGAQKSGLAKGDIIVKLDEQKIATFADLSGFINTKRPNDSVKVTYIRNGKENVVSVVLTKNEFFTTDFKGIELENIEAADKKRFKIDYGVKIKSITSESLKQYTDELKGNIILSIDNVKATDVETVSKLLSKKEENQTVRIEMINKNGEIMRVII is encoded by the coding sequence ATGAAAAAAATTTCAACACTTTTACTGGTTTCGTTGCTAAGTGGAGCTGTAACACTTGGAGCATACAAAGTATTATTTGATACAAACGGCTATTTTTCACATGACAAAAATTCAGGAATAACAACGGTTGCCAATTCTTATGGTAAAAAAGTAGGTCTCTCAGCAGACGTAATTGATTTTACAGCTGCTGCTGAAAAAACAATTCATACTGTTGTTCACGTAAAAAATGTTTCGAGAAGGACAGTTAGCAACCCAATACTAGAATATTTCTATGGTTATAGAGGCGGACAGACACAAGAGCAAGTAGGAACGGGTTCTGGAGTGATAATATCTGAAGATGGATATATAGTAACCAATAATCACGTAATTAAAGGTGCTTCGGAAATTGAAATCACCTTGAATAACAAAAAATCCTATCCTGCAAAATTGATTGGAACGGATTCCAAAATGGATATCGCTTTATTAAAAATTGACGCAAAAGAAAAATTACCGTACACGGTTTTTGCCAATTCTGATTCGGTGAAAATTGGCGAGTGGGTTTTAGCAGTGGGAAATCCCTATAACTTAACTTCTACAGTAACTGCTGGAATAGTTTCAGCTAAAGCTAGAGATTTAGACACAAGCGGAATCCAGTCATTCATACAAACGGATGCAGCTGTAAATCCAGGAAATAGTGGTGGTGCGTTAGTCAACACACGTGGAGAATTGATAGGAATAAACACGATGATTTCGTCAATGACAGGTTCATACGTGGGATATTCATTTGCCGTACCATCCAATATTGCTCGAAAAATAATTGAAGATTTGATGGAATTTGGTAACGTACAACGCGGAATATTAGGCGTTGAAGGAGGTGAACTTAATGGAATTGCCTCTAAAGAATTAGGCGTTGCTCAAACTGAAGGGTTTTATATCAATAAAGTAACTAAAAACTCTGGTGCGCAAAAATCAGGTCTAGCAAAAGGTGATATAATTGTCAAACTAGACGAACAAAAGATTGCTACTTTTGCTGATCTTTCCGGCTTTATTAATACTAAAAGACCAAATGACTCAGTAAAAGTGACTTATATTAGAAATGGAAAAGAGAATGTAGTTTCAGTTGTACTTACTAAAAATGAGTTTTTCACCACTGATTTTAAAGGAATTGAATTAGAAAATATTGAAGCTGCTGATAAAAAGAGATTCAAAATTGATTATGGTGTGAAAATTAAATCAATAACAAGCGAAAGCCTAAAACAATATACTGATGAGCTTAAAGGGAATATTATTTTGAGCATTGATAATGTAAAAGCTACCGATGTAGAAACAGTGTCAAAATTATTAAGTAAAAAAGAAGAAAATCAAACCGTACGCATCGAAATGATTAATAAAAATGGAGAAATAATGCGTGTGATTATCTAA
- a CDS encoding tetratricopeptide repeat protein: MIFFAFFQANAQVLKIPFSKKENKTIEAILLQNKDFGTDTISLKKYLNPLLKDNQFLVVYEAVLANGISVAFDQINHKSNHHYLQSIGWAKRDKKPALEIWTQLNYISYLYNYRDYVKLTPLLLEVINKTQVIAPDEMIFPGESFKKIAWILQSFGDYKTAMYYLELAEAYTAKNSSEYASVLNSIGTHYFKNNDSKKALYYYYKTAKLSQQIRDTLNYAKSLGYIAEVRQKEGDLTKAISLLKEDIRLSESCGNDKNTMHAAISLSELYVATNDLKRAEEFLDKAIFIARSKSYFNISEHKIIKLQLAVLQKQNNAEDELILRRRLATLDDSLKTKDGEIAIGNASWIFNKTKFEKKLNTTKLQYQQESFFKIMYAIIAFFAILIALFIYFNFKKRLKKRQLDYTQKVTSLENDKVEMDKRLSEAHEDLSTQIEYLKNKNVQIKKLKSEIITVKESSSHYLEEKSGKLNALLESHLMTESNWHIFKREFEKEHPDFYQMLLFEYKEITDSNMRILLLQKLNFSNTEIAELLGVTTEAIKKSKQRLRKKLGEKYEKLEHYLSLNA, from the coding sequence ATGATTTTTTTTGCTTTTTTTCAAGCAAATGCACAAGTTTTAAAAATTCCTTTTTCTAAAAAAGAGAATAAAACTATAGAAGCTATACTATTACAAAATAAAGATTTTGGGACCGATACAATTTCTTTAAAAAAATATTTAAATCCTTTATTAAAAGACAATCAATTTCTAGTCGTATACGAAGCTGTGTTAGCAAATGGTATCAGTGTGGCTTTTGATCAAATAAACCATAAAAGTAATCATCATTATTTACAGTCTATTGGTTGGGCAAAAAGGGACAAAAAACCCGCATTAGAAATTTGGACACAACTCAATTATATTAGCTATTTGTATAATTATCGAGATTACGTAAAATTAACTCCTTTACTATTAGAGGTTATCAACAAAACGCAGGTTATAGCTCCTGATGAGATGATCTTTCCGGGTGAATCCTTTAAAAAAATAGCGTGGATCTTACAATCATTTGGTGATTACAAGACGGCAATGTATTATTTAGAACTAGCAGAGGCCTATACAGCTAAGAACAGTTCAGAATATGCCAGTGTGCTAAACTCTATTGGGACGCATTATTTTAAAAATAATGATTCAAAAAAAGCGCTTTATTATTACTATAAAACCGCGAAGCTATCTCAACAAATTAGAGATACTTTGAATTATGCAAAATCATTAGGATATATTGCTGAGGTACGTCAAAAAGAGGGTGATTTAACCAAGGCAATTTCTTTATTAAAGGAAGACATTAGGCTATCTGAAAGTTGTGGAAATGATAAAAACACGATGCATGCTGCTATTTCCTTATCAGAATTGTATGTAGCGACAAATGATTTGAAACGGGCAGAGGAGTTTCTTGATAAAGCAATATTTATTGCCCGTTCAAAATCATATTTTAATATTTCTGAGCATAAAATTATTAAGCTTCAATTAGCTGTTTTACAAAAGCAAAATAACGCAGAGGATGAATTAATCCTTAGGAGGCGTTTGGCGACATTAGATGATTCTTTAAAAACAAAAGATGGTGAAATTGCAATAGGCAATGCCAGCTGGATTTTTAACAAAACTAAATTTGAAAAAAAACTAAACACTACAAAATTACAATACCAACAAGAATCATTTTTTAAGATTATGTATGCTATTATTGCATTTTTTGCCATTTTAATAGCTTTATTCATCTATTTTAATTTTAAGAAAAGATTAAAAAAGCGACAATTGGATTATACTCAGAAAGTGACATCATTAGAAAATGACAAGGTTGAAATGGATAAAAGATTATCTGAGGCTCACGAAGATTTAAGCACTCAAATTGAATATCTAAAAAATAAAAATGTTCAAATTAAGAAGTTAAAAAGTGAAATCATTACAGTTAAGGAATCTTCTTCTCATTATTTAGAAGAGAAAAGTGGAAAGCTAAATGCATTATTAGAGTCACATTTGATGACTGAAAGTAATTGGCATATTTTTAAGCGAGAATTTGAAAAAGAACATCCTGATTTCTATCAAATGTTATTATTTGAATATAAAGAAATAACGGATTCAAATATGAGAATACTATTACTTCAGAAACTTAATTTTAGTAATACTGAAATAGCGGAACTTTTAGGAGTTACAACTGAAGCTATTAAAAAATCAAAGCAGCGATTAAGGAAAAAATTAGGCGAAAAATATGAGAAGTTAGAACATTATTTAAGTTTAAATGCTTAG
- the mltG gene encoding endolytic transglycosylase MltG translates to MNIKKIITIVSVVLISVLMIYGLILLNQIFSANTKFTEKEVYVYVPTAATYDDVKKIVSPYIENMNRFDLVASKRGYDENVVPGRFLLTKGMNSYAIVKAMRLNSPVKLAFNNQERVEDLAGRVGSQIEADSLSLLTSFKDSIFLKENGFNEENVLAMFIPNTYEVYWNTSAVKFRDKMIKEYRNFWTKERVVKAEKQGLTPIDATILASIVHKESVKKDERPRIAGVYLNRLRAGMPLQADPTVIYAIKKKSNDFEQVIKRVFYKDLTMSHPYNTYNNLGLPPGPIAMPDITALEAVLAPEKNDFIYFCASIDRFGYHEFAATYEEHTKNAKKYSDWINSQDVKR, encoded by the coding sequence ATGAACATAAAGAAAATTATCACCATTGTATCTGTTGTTTTAATATCAGTGTTAATGATATATGGACTGATTCTTTTAAACCAAATTTTTTCTGCAAATACCAAATTTACTGAGAAAGAAGTTTACGTATACGTGCCAACAGCTGCTACATATGATGATGTAAAGAAAATAGTTTCGCCTTACATTGAAAACATGAATCGATTTGATTTAGTAGCGAGCAAAAGAGGATATGATGAGAATGTTGTTCCTGGTCGTTTTTTGTTGACAAAAGGTATGAATAGCTACGCTATTGTAAAAGCGATGCGACTTAATTCGCCCGTAAAACTAGCTTTCAATAATCAAGAGCGAGTTGAGGATTTAGCAGGACGTGTAGGATCGCAAATCGAAGCTGACAGTTTGTCATTGCTTACTTCCTTTAAAGATTCTATTTTCTTAAAAGAGAATGGATTTAATGAAGAAAATGTTTTAGCAATGTTTATCCCAAACACGTATGAGGTGTACTGGAATACTTCAGCTGTGAAATTCCGCGACAAAATGATTAAGGAATACCGCAATTTTTGGACCAAAGAAAGAGTTGTAAAAGCTGAAAAACAAGGTTTAACGCCAATTGATGCGACTATATTAGCTTCAATTGTTCATAAAGAATCAGTTAAAAAAGATGAAAGACCTAGAATTGCTGGCGTTTATTTGAATCGTTTAAGAGCTGGAATGCCACTACAAGCGGATCCAACAGTTATTTATGCGATCAAAAAGAAGTCGAATGATTTTGAACAAGTTATCAAAAGAGTATTTTACAAGGATTTAACAATGAGTCATCCTTATAATACGTATAATAATCTAGGACTTCCTCCAGGACCCATTGCTATGCCTGATATTACAGCACTTGAAGCGGTGTTAGCTCCTGAAAAGAATGATTTTATTTATTTCTGTGCAAGTATAGATCGTTTCGGATATCATGAGTTTGCTGCTACTTATGAGGAGCATACTAAAAATGCTAAGAAATATTCTGACTGGATTAACAGTCAAGACGTGAAAAGATAG